From the Hordeum vulgare subsp. vulgare chromosome 1H, MorexV3_pseudomolecules_assembly, whole genome shotgun sequence genome, the window TGAAACCATGAAATTCACAAACATCAGTTCAGTTCGACAGTGGATTAATCACAGATAAGCAACTCCAAGGAGCGACACTGTCGAACTGACCAGTCGATACAACCCTCTGTAGCTTCCGCATGGGAAACCGCGTCCACATTTACAAGTTTCACCGGATATTTGTATCATCTCATTTGAACCCTTATGTCAATAACGTGGCATATACTCTCTATATATTCCTATCGTATACGTGCTATGTAACTGTACCATATACGTACGTGTTCGTACAAACTACTGGAAACAGAGTTCCTGGCCTTCAGCCATCGTCGGCGACGTCTTCCAATCTCTGCCCGATGACAACGCGCTCATCCTTGACAGAATCATGGAGTTCCTCCACGCAGAAGGCCCAGAACAGCTTGGCGAGACAGCAGAGCGCCCTCAAGACCCAGAAGCTGATGCAGCCCAGCCACGCGAAGCGGTGCACTGCTGAGTTCACAGCGGCGGAGTAACCGAGACTCGGAAAGACGCCCCCAGCAAGAACATAGGGAACACCCAGGGCAACGAGCAGTTTTGTCGCGACAGGCACAAAAATATCTCGGAAGAAGCACGGCAGAGGCATCATCGCCCCTCGAGGCCAATCCAGCTTCGCCCGAGTAAGCCTCGGGACCCGTGACTCATCCGTTAGATATGCCAGGAATGGTGATAGTGGCCAATGTACCTTCAAGATGTAAATGACTGGTCAGTTAAAATGTTTTTGACCTAAATACTACTCCCACCGTTCATACTAAAtctgcgacacttattttgggacagagggagtactacctTTGTAACTTAATATAAGACGCCTATTGACACTAATACTAAGTTATGGAGGGAGTATAACCTAGTTTGCATATTTTGGCAGACAGCTCCATGCCACCCTAGAAGAGTGGCAAATAGAAAGAATGATAATTGTGAGAGTGCTTGGGGTGGCATATGAGATAAGCTGAGAGGTCGACTATAACAACGGGCATAACGACGATAAGCAAACTCTGGAAATGAAAATTTGGCCGTTCTTGTTTTTTTTAATAACTCACTTTAGGACTGATTATCATGTGAGTGCAATCTAGAAAATTATTCCTTATCCAATATTGTCAAGTTTGGTACATACAGTCTAATACTCCCtcagtcccaaaataagtgtcttaagcttagtacaactttgtactagacctaatgtaaagttgagacagttattttgggacagagggagtaatatATAGGCTATAAGAGGTCACAGAGCTACAAGGGAAATTTCAACTCACCCATTTTACCCAGATTTTCAGCAGTAGCCACCCCAGGAACCAAGTGTAGAACAAGTCTAGAACAGGAACACCATCATCAGGCCCAGTGAATGGTGATATTAGCGATAAATCAACCAGCAGCCCGATCAGCAACGGAACGATGCCAAACTGAGAGCAGACAGCTTTTAGTTATTTTACTCtatattatcataaaagaaaagaaaaatcagaAGGAAACCGTCTGAAGTAAACTGCTTACCCATAAGAACACAATAACACAGCGATTCAAAGCTACAAGGTCTTTTCTCCCAGAAATCATGTAGGCACACCAATCTCTAGAGGCAGCAATAATAGCTGATATGATGCCAAATCCAACGACCAAAGCAAGCAGATCTAGGAGAAAATATTGTGAAAGTAAGCCAAAGCAAGGTTAAAATGTTACTTTGCTTACAAAGGAAGTCCAATACTGCAATTATCATCTATGACTTAATCATTACCATTGGACTTCAATCCAACTGTAAGTGGCAGCTGAGGGATGGCAAATAACAATGCACGGCCAGCTGAGATTGTTAAAATAAGTACCACCGAATTGAATACCACAACAATTAACCATCCAAGTATCACGTGTGAGATTGTACGAAGCGTAGCTAATCTCCTGGTACAATGAGCAACAATGCAAGGGTAAGTACCTACTAAAAAGTTGTGTGGCCAACACCTCGCGGGCAAAAACTTCAATTTACTGATTACTAAGATAATTAATGAGAAGACAGGTACATCCAACAAATTATGCGATTAGAAAATAAAAAGATTTCTGTCATGGGAATCATAGTTCGGAAGAAGATACATATCTTGGAACAAAAGAGAACATGGAAAAAGACTTCAACAACTGTGTATTCAGTAACCACCAAAACCCAAGCCTAATAAATCAACAGCGAACACTGAACTTGACCATGTTAGAAAATGAAACCAAACTAGATATAAGGGTTTACCTTTTATCCGTAGCCTCAGTAGTGTTGTCTTTTGGTGCGACACTGCTCCCAGAATAATGTCCACAAACTCCACTGGGCCAGAAAGACACCGAAACTGACAGGCCAAGAGCCTGTTCATGGCCATATGTATACTGCATCGCTTCCTTCACTAGCCACTCAACCCATATGAGCGCATGAGTTCGGCCAATGAGAAACCCCAGTAGAAGAACACCACAAAGTAAATCTGTGTAGTTTTGTGATGCTGACCGACACGACATGCCCTTTTTAGGAAAAACAAAGTACCTATGGATCATGGACATTAAAATAAGGTGTTGAGTTATAAGAAGATGGCAAATAAATCATATAGAACAAAAACTGAATACTTACGTGATATCTACCGGGAACTTCTCGGGTGCCAATGGACAGGCAATTTGAATAGGAACAACTATGAACATGACAATAAGGATGATGCCAACAAAAAGACCAGGAAGCTTCtttaaataagattcgtagaacgGTTCATGGATGTTTACATTATGGTGGACAATACGAGAGGTCACAGCTGGCCCCAAAATCTAGTAAAACAGAAAATATCACTCGTTATAACCCTGAACGTGGATTGAATACACTATTAAAATGATGAGAAGACAAATATAATGTGATCAATACCGTGCAATGAAGTCTGGAGAATGTGGAGCCTAGGTCCAAAAGGGCGCATCCAATAAGCCAATAAATGGCAGCAGAAACATAAGATGAAGCACACAGAAGTTTGACCCTTCCAGAGATGGTTACATCAAACATTTTAGAAGTGCAGGTATCGAGCAACCAGGCAAAGAGGAATGGGCATATTATAGCTGTGATTATGAGATTAATAAAAGCATTGGCAGCAATTATTAACTTTATGATCCTTTTGCAGAATACATCAAACAGACTTCCAAAGAAAATGCTCTCGCCCCTCGAGTATTCATGAGAAGTATGAAGCGCAGCAAAAGTTCCACCAAGTGAGAAGATAAATCCATATCCAGCTAGGAGGATAGAAGATGTTGAAGCAAAGGAGTCGACTTCACCTCTGCACAATAGGATTATCCTTCCCAGTGTGAAAGGGACAAATGCAAATATACAGGCAAGAGCCATATCACTCCTTACCACCTAATTACATACGCATACTGTTAGAATTATGTGGAGAAACATAAAAGGACAAGCAGAAAAACGTAACACGTCCATTCCAAAAGCATGGAACAAAGCCAAAACCTTGTAAATAAAGCCAGATTAATACTAGCTTAAAAAGTACTCCCACTGTAaactaatactccctctgtttctaaatataagtctttaaagaggtttcattagtggactacatatagatgtatatagacatgcttATAGtgtggattcactcattttgcttcgtatgtagactcctagtgaaatatcttaaaagacttatatttaggaacggagggagtataagagtgtttagatcactactttagtgatctaaacgctcttatattaatttacggagggagtaccgcATTAGGACAGCGAATAAAGcaccaaaaaggaacaaactaagcaGTTGTGGAACCGTACTAACAAGCAGAACAAGTTAAAACGCTTTCAGACTCTCCGCAGAGTGGGCTGGACCTTTTCTCTCTCGGCTAAACTCCCCATCCCCTGTTGTGCAATCGCACCCCAGCCCCACTCCCTCTCTTCTCGTGTACATACCTGTACATTTCATCTTTGTTTAATTAAATTATGCACCTATATTGTGTTCATCGATGTATTTATCAGTACTGGCTGACAGAAGGCACAATTGCAGGGCAGAAGACAGAGTAAGGAAGTGAGTATATTCTTATTTGTCGAACAGCTCATACTAGTTTCCTCAATGTAATTTATGCTATTTCTGGCCATAACCTGGGACATTAAACCGATGTGGGAAATCCTGGCAACAAGATGTGCTAAACGCTAGTACAGAACACAAACACAATTTCTTTAGTTTTTGCAGGAAATAACACAAACACATTAATTATTGGTGCAATACTAGTATGTGGAAAATGTAGGAGGATCACCTCACATCGCATCACCATATATAGCATAAAAACGATGATGCTAATATAAGTAGCAGCAGGTGCACTGCACTGGTTgaggagcaagaagaagaagaggaagcataCCGACAAGGAGAACCGGAGGACGGTGAGCGCGGCGAACTGGCAGCGGCGCAGGCGTGCCCCGTAGGTTGCACGGAAGGCGCGTTCCGCCTGGAACGCGAGGTGGGCGAGGATGGCGGGTCCATAGAGACGGACGGAGAGCAGACGGAAGGCTTGGTCAGGGCTCCTGGCGAGCGCGAGGCGCCAGGTACAGAGGCCGGCGAGCGCCCAGGCGAGCAGCGCTGTGAGGATGAGGTACAGCAGCGCTAAGGCCAGACACGCGAGGCTTGCCGGGGCCGGGGCAGGGGCCGGGGCGCCCGCGGCGTAGATGGGGATGGTGAAGATCTGGCGCCCGCACACCTGATGGATCAAATGGAGGCGCATCGTCAGACACTGCACGGCGGAATCGAACCGGAACCGGAACCGGAGCGGGAAACTAAGCGCGGGCGCGGCGGCGGGACGGATCTGCCCTGCCGGAACAAGGGACGGGCGGGCGACGAGGGGACCAAATTCATGGGGGCATGGTCTTCCGGGggcggggggagggggaggaggaggatacGGCGATGCGTACCTCGCAGCTGCGCTGGCCGGTGGTTTGGAGCCAGCCGATCTGGCAGTGGTCGTGGACGAAGCGGATGCTGCCCTTGCAGCCGCAGGGGTGGCGCAGCGGGCGGTCCGCGTCGGCCGGGTGCCGGCAGATGCGGcactgctgctcctcctcctcctccatccgtGCCGGCGCCGTGGAGCTTGCAGAGAGTGGGGGTTTATAGGAGGGGGAGGGGAAAGGAATGTCTCTCGGCCGAGGAAGGAGGGGGGATGTTCGTCCAACTCAGCACTGCAGTGTGACGTGGCGGGTACGCGGAAGCTGACGTGGTGGGAAACTTTGCACTTGGACCCTGTCTGTTTTTGCGCCATCCTCCACAGGCTCTGCTTGGCTCTATGCCTCACCCAAACCTTGGGTCCTTGTCTCCGCTCATATACTTAAggtattgtttttatattaaactAGCACAAAtgaccgtgcgttgcaacggaagacatTGTTACCTCTCTGATGTGTTAGTGAGTTTCTATAATTTCATcaatgtagtcttcttcctttcgCTCGGGTGTGCGACGTCGCGTCTCCTATCCTCTTCGGTGGTCGTCCTCGTCATTAGTCTTCACCCCCGACACTGTTGCTCCTTGCACAGAATTGTGTCGCCGACGACCACCCAGTCAGTCACCGTTGTTGAATGGACATAGCAAAAAACATCACCGGCCGTAGCAAAATGATGGTGGATGCATCAaatcgttgtcgccgtcgtcgcgaGGTTACAACTCCGTTcgatggatgtagcaaaaaaaAACTTCGTCGTTAGTAGCGAATCCAACTATGATT encodes:
- the LOC123452426 gene encoding probable E3 ubiquitin ligase SUD1, translating into MEEEEEQQCRICRHPADADRPLRHPCGCKGSIRFVHDHCQIGWLQTTGQRSCEVCGRQIFTIPIYAAGAPAPAPAPASLACLALALLYLILTALLAWALAGLCTWRLALARSPDQAFRLLSVRLYGPAILAHLAFQAERAFRATYGARLRRCQFAALTVLRFSLSVVRSDMALACIFAFVPFTLGRIILLCRGEVDSFASTSSILLAGYGFIFSLGGTFAALHTSHEYSRGESIFFGSLFDVFCKRIIKLIIAANAFINLIITAIICPFLFAWLLDTCTSKMFDVTISGRVKLLCASSYVSAAIYWLIGCALLDLGSTFSRLHCTILGPAVTSRIVHHNVNIHEPFYESYLKKLPGLFVGIILIVMFIVVPIQIACPLAPEKFPVDITYFVFPKKGMSCRSASQNYTDLLCGVLLLGFLIGRTHALIWVEWLVKEAMQYTYGHEQALGLSVSVSFWPSGVCGHYSGSSVAPKDNTTEATDKRRLATLRTISHVILGWLIVVVFNSVVLILTISAGRALLFAIPQLPLTVGLKSNDLLALVVGFGIISAIIAASRDWCAYMISGRKDLVALNRCVIVFLWFGIVPLLIGLLVDLSLISPFTGPDDGVPVLDLFYTWFLGWLLLKIWVKWVHWPLSPFLAYLTDESRVPRLTRAKLDWPRGAMMPLPCFFRDIFVPVATKLLVALGVPYVLAGGVFPSLGYSAAVNSAVHRFAWLGCISFWVLRALCCLAKLFWAFCVEELHDSVKDERVVIGQRLEDVADDG